The sequence GTTTACAGAATCAATATTAGAGGCGTTTTCAAGAGTAGAGGCAATATCTTGCGAGAGGCAGGCATTCCCCATACCATGGAGCGATGTTGGAGCAAATATTGTGCCTGCGCTGCTGATAAAGGGATTTAATTTTTCGGATTAGGCAGTCCCATATCTTCATATCTCCGCCATCTGTAGGGAAGATCTATAATAGTTCCAGGCTCTTTTATATCCGCCAGCGACTCAAAGGCTTTTCTCAAAACCATGCTCTGCTGTTTAATATTGTGCGGTTCTCCCAGCGGATGTCCCAGCGGCCATTTCAAAAATACAGCCCTTGGTGGTCTTATTTCCTCTGTGAACTTGCGTACAATGGAAATACTTATTGTTGGTATCCCCTGTTTTTCTATCTCCCTCTGTATCAGCCCAACGGACCGATTGCAGAGGCCTCAGCCGGGGGTTAAAAGAACCGCATCAATATTTTGTGTCCTTAACTTTTCTGCAACTCCTGGAGCAGTTTCATTTATAAGTGTCCAGATATGACCGCCGTCTATATGCCCCATAAAACCGTAGTTTGTCTCTGCAATGCCGCCTATCTCCCCTACGTCTTTCAACTCTTTAAGGCGGTCAATGGGGAAGACAATATTTATATCCTTATCCGCATCCCTGTGGTCATAATAATCATGGGTTATCATTAATTGTTCTGTGGGGGTAGATAGCGGAATATCTCTATAGGCAGGGTCGCCATTTGTATCTTTCATATCAAATGGTTTTTGTGTTTTCAGATGAACACCGGCAGTAGTAACAATGGCTATCTTGCAGGTCTTGAGAGGTTTTGTAAGAGGCGACCATGGAACACCTTCAA comes from Deltaproteobacteria bacterium and encodes:
- a CDS encoding glycine/sarcosine/betaine reductase selenoprotein B family protein; this translates as MGRLKNQLIAKLFTRFPALVERWVKKAAPWKVEGVPWSPLTKPLKTCKIAIVTTAGVHLKTQKPFDMKDTNGDPAYRDIPLSTPTEQLMITHDYYDHRDADKDINIVFPIDRLKELKDVGEIGGIAETNYGFMGHIDGGHIWTLINETAPGVAEKLRTQNIDAVLLTPG